The Lineus longissimus chromosome 2, tnLinLong1.2, whole genome shotgun sequence genome window below encodes:
- the LOC135482760 gene encoding uncharacterized protein LOC135482760 isoform X3 encodes MASPEKIDVASSGAKDGEAGEGPVAMDTDNTEVASPSKDKDETAAGKTKERDEAGDSAAGENPSSKAPSGSDEAATGVGDKEDAADEGKKPDIEVIQDRLPEVDIVMCFGRCQDCIRKACKKIRSENTKTDLLLCQECLDLHLQIAIDGEKKLNINVEENQKDSEEYPSEKRVPWECKNRPNYTPAQKAKYVKEKYGKRVAFDELDAPIDKLQTKFEYVEVRSDGLVGGQGTIELSIPDFKKPSAASTEGGDGNEMDATSGDKTSSASAGGDSGKLEASAEGGYSGKSETTAEGGDSGKLEATVDGGDSGKLEATAEGGYSGKSEVTVDGGDSGKSGATAEGGDSGKLEATAEGGYSGKSEVTVDGGDSGKSGATAEGGDSGKSEATAEGGDSGKSEVTVDGDDSGRSEATAEGGDSGKSEATAEGGDSGKSEATAEGGYSGKSEATAEGGDSGKLEATAEGGDSGKSGATAEGDSGKSEPTVDGGDSGKSEATVDGGDSGKSEATAEDGDSGKSEATAEGGDSGKSEVTVDGGDSGKSEATAEGGDSGKSGATAEGGDSGKSEATVNGGDSGKSEATAEGGDSGKSEATAEGGDSGKSEATAEGGDSGKSEATAEGGDSGKLEATAEGGDSGKSGATTDGGDSGKSEATVDGGDSGKSEATAKGGDSGKSEAPAEGGDSGKSEVTVDGDDSGKSGATTDGGDIGKSGATVDAGDIEMTDADIERVDAPKTKAAVEGGDIEMADTTVEGDEVNDDTSSTKVEKPKGSVTIEGIGLEKTTYDADVIRFIGLANNGMDFFVQMSIEVGEWNIKNYFFLLNNDTTLFQLVNNARRMMYIIRGEDKYSSDFLNFMEPINRLCQVQVTKIKNKQDEEDNDKNIYEGKTNILWTKNYHASLDPEYLWLKETLEKEDKALLLAYYNHDDKERDIIDVVKLRYKKIEKWITIHIFTTNGFEYKMEACKKNDKDYLLLKSKMTRSPIDQGVLKDIPRFVDKVKYLMEMMQPVTFGIRKERDENEKRIDHLGKIFRDAEQHVAPSQGVVQAGDTLGAVDTAYDPSLAPSDEEMKKNWEELCKVFKEKEKFVYDAFDATGLDPNVRDGFDQCVIEVQTNFEIGQYESVIDQAGSILEYYKNTTNGKIKQLVSRRHLMKFIHFLLVTLPNKPKMHKTINTKDVPGLAPKDEGFRNLWEKLREAFNGKTDFPTNALSGKVSDVAVDSDDSYNEYASEVQTCFFTEEFGKAIDIARAMLKEFYKTVNPSIKEKVMEKSLLKFIFITIFGVEALPGTADFRLPTEVDQRVVDTNDVPGLQPYSEDKKAAWTDFLGVFRDRTDFPTDALKETGLDPNNRRGFDDLVVMNIQLDFANEKYNDVIDTARAMMEIYQHSTDVILRVSASERSLLKFIHMLIFQWCTA; translated from the exons ATGGCTAGTCCTGAGAAAATTGATGTGGCAAGTTCAGGGGCAAAGGATGGGGAGGCTGGGGAAGGCCCTGTTGCCATGGATACTGATAATACAGAAGTGGCATCTCCGAGCAAAG ataaagatgaaacagctgCGGGAAAGACAAAGGAGAGGGACGAAGCAGGAGATTCTGCTGCTGGAGAAAATCCGAGTTCAAAGGCACCATCTGGATCTGATGAGGCAGCTACTGGAGTTGGCGACAAGGAGGATGCAGCTGATGAAGGAAAGAAACCTGATATCGAAGTGATACAAGATCGACTACCCGAGGTTGATATTGTCATGTGTTTTGGACGCTGTCAGGATTGTATCCGGAAAGCTTGCAAGAAGATACGGAGCGAGAATACAAAGACCGATCTGCTTCTTTGTCAAGAGTGCCTGGATCTTCACTTGCAAATCGCCATTGACGGGGAAAAGAAACTTAACATCAATGTAGAGGAGAACCAGAAAGACTCGGAAGAATATCCGTCAGAGAAGCGCGTCCCATGGGAGTGCAAGAACAGGCCAAATTACACTCCTGCG CAAAAGGCAAAGTATGTCAAAGAGAAGTATGGCAAGCGTGTGGCTTTTGACGAATTAGATGCTCCAATCGACAAGTTACAAACGAAATTTGAGTATGTAGAGGTGCGCAGTGATGGATTGGTTGGTGGGCAAGGGACTATTGAGCTGTCTATTCCAGACTTTAAAAAGCCTTCTGCTGCATCTACTGAAGGAGGTGATGGTAACGAGATGGATGCAACCAGTGGTGACAAGACAAGTTCAGCCAGTGCAGGAGGCGACAGTGGCAAGTTGGAGGCAAGTGCTGAAGGTGGTTACAGTGGCAAGTCGGAGACAACTGCTGAAGGTGGTGACAGTGGCAAGTTGGAGGCAACCGTCGATGGTGGTGACAGTGGCAAGTTGGAGGCAACTGCTGAAGGTGGTTACAGTGGCAAGTCGGAGGTAACCGTTGATGGTGGTGACAGTGGCAAGTCGGGGGCAACCGCTGAAGGTGGTGACAGTGGCAAGTTGGAGGCAACTGCTGAAGGTGGTTACAGTGGCAAGTCGGAGGTAACCGTTGATGGTGGTGACAGTGGCAAGTCGGGGGCAACCGCTGAAGGTGGTGACAGTGGCAAGTCGGAGGCAACTGCTGAAGGTGGTGACAGTGGCAAGTCGGAGGTAACCGTCGATGGTGATGACAGTGGCAGGTCGGAGGCAACTGCTGAAGGTGGTGACAGTGGCAAGTCGGAGGCAACTGCTGAAGGTGGTGACAGTGGCAAGTCGGAGGCAACTGCTGAAGGTGGTTACAGTGGCAAGTCGGAGGCAACTGCTGAAGGTGGTGACAGTGGCAAGTTGGAGGCAACTGCTGAAGGTGGTGACAGTGGCAAGTCGGGGGCAACTGCTGAAGGTGACAGTGGCAAGTCGGAGCCAACCGTCGATGGTGGTGACAGTGGCAAGTCAGAGGCAACCGTCGATGGTGGTGACAGTGGCAAGTCAGAGGCAACTGCTGAAGATGGTGACAGTGGCAAGTCGGAGGCAACTGCTGAAGGTGGTGACAGTGGCAAGTCGGAGGTAACCGTCGATG GTGGTGACAGTGGCAAGTCGGAGGCAACTGCTGAAGGTGGTGACAGTGGCAAGTCGGGGGCAACTGCTGAAGGTGGTGACAGTGGCAAGTCGGAGGCAACCGTCAATGGTGGTGACAGTGGCAAGTCGGAGGCAACTGCTGAAGGTGGTGACAGTGGCAAGTCGGAGGCAACTGCTGAAGGTGGTGACAGTGGCAAGTCGGAGGCAACTGCTGAAGGTGGTGACAGTGGCAAGTCGGAGGCAACTGCTGAAGGTGGTGACAGTGGCAAGTTGGAGGCAACTGCTGAAGGTGGTGACAGTGGCAAGTCGGGGGCAACTACTGACGGTGGTGACAGTGGCAAGTCGGAGGCAACCGTAGATGGTGGTGACAGTGGCAAGTCGGAGGCAACTGCCAAAGGTGGTGACAGTGGCAAGTCGGAGGCACCTGCTGAAGGTGGTGACAGTGGCAAGTCGGAGGTAACCGTCGATGGTGATGACAGTGGCAAGTCGGGAGCAACTACTGACGGTGGTGACATTGGCAAGTCGGGGGCAACCGTCGATGCTGGTGACATCGAAATGACTGATGCAGACATTGAAAGGGTTGACGCTCCCAAGACTAAAGCAGCTGTTGAAGGAGGTGACATTGAAATGGCCGATACAACCGTTGAAGGAGATGAGGTGAATGATGATACCAGTAGTACCAAGGTAGAAAAACCCAAAGGCAGCGTAACCATTGAAGGGATCGGCCTTGAGAAGACAACATATGATGCTGATGTCATAAGATTTATTGGCTTGGCAAACAATGGCATGGACTTCTTTGTGCAAATGAGTATAGAAGTTGGAGAGTGGAATATCAAAAACTACTTCTTTTTATTGAATAATGATACAACCTTGTTTCAACTTGTCAACAATGCCAGGAGGATGATGTACATCATCAGAGGGGAGGATAAGTATTCGAGTGACTTCTTGAACTTCATGGAACCCATCAATCG CCTCTGTCAAGTACAAGTGACAAAGATCAAGAACAAACAAGATGAGGAAGATAATGACAAGAACATTTATGAAGGAAAGACAAACATCCTCTGGACTAAGAACTACCATGCCAGCCTGGATCCTGAGTACCTTTGGTTAAAGGAGACATTAGAAAAAGAAGACAAGGCATTGCTGTTGGCCTACTATAACCATGACGATAAGGAACGGGACATTATAGACGTGGTCAAGCTCCGATACAAGAAAATCGAGAAATGGATTACGATACACATCTTCACAACCAATGGATTTGAATACAAGATG GAGGCTTGTAAAAAGAATGACAAGGACTACCTCCTGTTGAAGTCGAAGATGACAAGGTCTCCAATAGATCAGGGAGTCCTGAAAG ATATTCCAAGATTTGTTGACAAAGTCAAATACCTCATGGAGATGATGCAACCAGTGACCTTTG GAATACGAAAAGAGAGAGATGAGAATGAAAAGAGAATTGATCATCTGGGAAAAATCTTCCGGGATGCGGAGCAGCATGTGGCACCTTCACAGGGAGTAGTCCAGGCCGGGGACACTCTTGGGGCAGTGGATACAGCTTATGACCCTAGCTTAGCACCATCTGATGAGGAGATGAAGAAAAACTGGGAAGAGTTGTGCAAAGTTTTCAAGGAGAAAGAGAAGTTTGTATATGATGCTTTCGATGCCACAG GACTTGATCCTAATGTCAGAGATGGCTTTGACCAATGCGTCATTGAAGTGCAAACCAATTTTGAGATTGGACA ATACGAATCAGTCATTGACCAAGCTGGATCGATTTTGGAATACTACAAGAATACAACAAATGGCAAGATAAAACAACTAGTATCAAGACGTCACCTCATGAAGTTTATTCACTTCCTGCTTGTAACGTTGCCTAATAAGCCGAAGATGCACAAGACCATTAATACGAAGGATGTGCCTGGACTTGCCCCAAAGGATGAGGGCTTTAGAAACCTTTGGGAGAAGCTCCGTGAAGCTTTCAACGGAAAAACTGATTTCCCCACAAATGCACTCAGTGGAAAAG TTTCAGATGTTGCTGTGGACAGCGATGATAGTTACAATGAATATGCCTCTGAGGTACAGACATGCTTCTTTACAGAGGA GTTTGGCAAAGCCATTGATATCGCCCGAGCAATGTTGAAGGAGTTCTACAAGACGGTTAATCCAAGCATCAAAGAAAAGGTCATGGAGAAAAGCCTGCtcaaattcatattcataacTATCTTTGGTGTAGAGGCATTGCCTGGCACAGCAGATTTCAGGCTACCCACTGAGGTGGATCAAAGAGTGGTGGATACGAACGATGTACCAGGTCTTCAACCATATAGTGAGGACAAGAAAGCAGCGTGGACTGACTTCCTAGGGGTTTTTAGAGACAGGACAGATTTCCCTACAGATGCACTCAAGGAAACTG GACTCGATCCAAATAATAGGAGAGGCTTTGACGATTTGGTTGTTATGAATATACAGTTGGACTTTGCCAATGagaa